The DNA sequence GTGACCTGGGCTTTCGATAGGGATACCTGAATACCATCGACATTTGAAATCAAATCGTATAAACTTCTTTGATATTGTGCCTGCAGATAATTTCTATATTCCTTTCTATCGAGATAAAGCAAAAAACTATATGTAGATGTTCCAACAACTATTATAGAAACTACGATTGCAAGAAAAGACCTTTTATTAAACATACCTGCACCTCCTATTTACAAAATACGTGTTTACCTATCTTTTTTATAATTGGCCTAGACCAAATCCACTTATTTGTCGTCTTAGCAGGGTTATAATAATATATCGCCCCACCTGACGGGTCCCAACCATTTAAAGCATCATTAGCCGCCTTTTGTGGCATTGGCTCCAATTTTGCATTTATTTGCCCATCTGCAATAGCAGTAAAAGCACCTGGCTGATAAATTACACCTGCGATAGTCTTAGGAAATCTTGGGTCCCTTGTTCTGTTAACTATTACAGCCCCAATCGCAACCTGCCCAATATATGGCTCGCCTCTTCCTTCACCGTTTATAATTCTTCCTAAAAGGCTTACATCAGACCTTTGTATTTTATTTCCCCTTGAAGCAGTATTATTGGATGTGCTTATTCCCAAGGCATTTAAAGTAGCTGAACCAACTACTCCATCCACCTTTAAACCTCTTGCCTTTTGAAACTTTATTACTGCCTCCTTTGTATCACTTCCAAAGTAATTATCAGGCGTTCCCTTAAAATACCCAAGGCTTTTTAATTTTGTTTCAATCTTACTAACCATATCACCCTTTGAACCCAATTTATATGCAGCTGCTGAAACAGATGAATTATATTGAATTAAAATTTGAATAATAAAAAATACTATTAAAAGCGGAAGAACCATTTGAACTACCCTCTTCATATTATCCCTCCAGACAACAATTCTAATAGATATTTTTTACATAATTTTCAATAATATGTATGGTTTTAAAGATTTTTTGAAATATATGTTAAGCTATTGTAATAACGAATGACTAAATCAAAAAAAGGTTATATAATGACTTTGAGGTGATAATGATGAAAATACTTGCCCTAACCGTT is a window from the Caloramator mitchellensis genome containing:
- the sleB gene encoding spore cortex-lytic enzyme, coding for MKRVVQMVLPLLIVFFIIQILIQYNSSVSAAAYKLGSKGDMVSKIETKLKSLGYFKGTPDNYFGSDTKEAVIKFQKARGLKVDGVVGSATLNALGISTSNNTASRGNKIQRSDVSLLGRIINGEGRGEPYIGQVAIGAVIVNRTRDPRFPKTIAGVIYQPGAFTAIADGQINAKLEPMPQKAANDALNGWDPSGGAIYYYNPAKTTNKWIWSRPIIKKIGKHVFCK